In Finegoldia magna ATCC 53516, a genomic segment contains:
- the tnpA gene encoding IS200/IS605 family transposase produces the protein MANKTNSLSHTKWMCKYHIVFTPKYRRKVIFYQYRESLIEIFKLLCKYKGVEIIEGHMMPDHVHMLVSIPSKISVSSFMGYLKGKSALMMFDRHANLKYKFGNRHFWAEGYYVSTVGLNEKTIAKYIREQEQHDIALDKLSVKEYTDPFMK, from the coding sequence ATGGCAAATAAAACTAATTCATTGTCTCACACAAAATGGATGTGCAAGTATCACATAGTCTTCACTCCAAAGTATAGACGAAAAGTGATATTTTATCAATATAGAGAAAGTCTCATAGAAATATTCAAATTACTTTGTAAATACAAAGGAGTAGAAATAATAGAAGGGCATATGATGCCAGATCATGTACACATGTTAGTAAGCATTCCATCCAAAATATCAGTATCAAGTTTTATGGGATATTTAAAAGGGAAAAGTGCTCTAATGATGTTTGACAGACATGCGAATTTAAAATACAAATTTGGCAATCGTCATTTTTGGGCAGAAGGATATTATGTGAGCACAGTGGGATTGAATGAAAAGACAATAGCAAAATATATAAGAGAACAAGAGCAACATGATATAGCACTTGATAAATTGAGTGTAAAAGAATATACAGATCCGTTTATGAAATAG
- a CDS encoding alanine/glycine:cation symporter family protein: protein MDQKALNDTIVAINSFLSNNILLIALLGCGIFYTIYSKGVQFRKLGAAFKQTFGGVFSKEKKSEDEGVSSFQALAVAIAAQVGTGNVAGVATAIMAGGPGAIFWMWLAAILGMATIYAEATLAQKFREKDDEGNYVGGPAYYIKNGIGPTHPGLAKVMSVAFAILIVIALGFVGNIVQSNSIATSVVAAVEGAGGHLNPIIVGIVVAVLAGGVFIGGIKRIANFAQLVVPIMALIYIVAAIVMMVKFHDQIGPAFKLIFQAAFNPEAALGGAMGITIKAAAAKGVGRGLFSNEAGMGSTPHAHATAHVAHPVLQGYTAMVGVFIDTIVICTVTALMILVTGAWTDKGLNGALVTQEAFTRAFGTKGTVLLAVALGFFAFTTIVGWYYFGETNIRFLFGHKGLWPYRILVLLCIIAGSLQEVDLVWNTADLTNSLMVIPNIIAIIMLHKHVKNMSLHYETNGKEGSL, encoded by the coding sequence ATGGATCAAAAAGCATTAAACGATACCATAGTGGCCATCAACAGTTTTCTAAGTAACAACATTTTATTGATTGCACTTTTAGGTTGCGGTATATTCTACACAATCTATTCAAAAGGCGTGCAATTTAGAAAATTAGGCGCAGCATTTAAACAAACTTTTGGGGGAGTTTTCTCAAAAGAAAAGAAATCTGAAGATGAAGGAGTATCTTCTTTCCAAGCATTAGCAGTAGCAATTGCAGCGCAAGTAGGTACTGGAAACGTTGCAGGGGTTGCAACAGCAATCATGGCAGGTGGTCCAGGAGCAATTTTCTGGATGTGGCTTGCAGCAATATTAGGTATGGCAACAATCTATGCCGAAGCAACTTTAGCACAAAAATTTAGAGAAAAAGACGACGAAGGTAACTACGTCGGAGGTCCTGCTTACTACATTAAAAATGGTATTGGACCAACTCATCCTGGATTAGCAAAAGTAATGTCAGTAGCATTTGCAATTTTAATAGTAATTGCATTAGGATTCGTAGGAAACATAGTTCAATCAAACTCAATCGCAACAAGTGTTGTAGCAGCAGTTGAAGGAGCAGGTGGACACCTTAATCCGATAATTGTTGGTATAGTAGTTGCAGTATTAGCTGGTGGAGTATTCATTGGTGGTATTAAGAGAATTGCAAACTTTGCACAATTAGTTGTTCCAATCATGGCATTGATTTATATAGTTGCAGCAATAGTAATGATGGTTAAATTCCATGATCAAATTGGACCAGCATTTAAACTTATATTCCAAGCAGCATTCAATCCTGAAGCAGCTCTTGGTGGTGCAATGGGTATCACAATTAAAGCAGCAGCGGCTAAAGGTGTTGGTAGAGGATTATTCTCTAATGAAGCTGGTATGGGTTCTACACCACATGCTCATGCTACAGCTCACGTAGCTCACCCTGTATTACAAGGTTATACAGCTATGGTTGGTGTATTCATCGATACAATTGTTATTTGTACAGTAACTGCATTAATGATTTTAGTAACAGGTGCTTGGACAGATAAAGGCTTGAACGGAGCTCTAGTTACTCAAGAAGCTTTCACAAGAGCATTCGGTACAAAAGGAACAGTTCTACTTGCAGTAGCATTAGGATTCTTCGCATTTACAACAATAGTTGGTTGGTACTACTTTGGTGAAACAAACATCAGATTCTTATTCGGTCATAAAGGTTTGTGGCCTTACAGAATTTTAGTATTGTTATGTATCATTGCAGGTTCTTTACAAGAAGTAGATTTAGTATGGAACACAGCAGACTTAACAAACTCATTAATGGTTATACCAAACATTATCGCTATCATCATGCTTCATAAACACGTTAAGAATATGAGCTTACATTATGAAACAAATGGTAAAGAAGGTTCATTATAA
- the trxB gene encoding thioredoxin-disulfide reductase → MYDLIIIGAGPAGLSAGLYAARAKMNTLIVEKEKTGGQITTTDSIENYPGGIVGESGPSLIKKMADQIDNFGLEIRRADVVDVDFSDKVKKLTLKNGDVLEAKAVIIATGAAPRKLGCPGEKEFTGKGVSYCATCDADFFTDLEVFVVGSGNSAVEEATYLTKFARKVTLLVRGDHLKCDKTAEDEAKECDNLSMRFNTSIKEIKGEGILESIVMVDKESGNEEEYHCDEDDGTMGVFVFVGTIPYSDVFKGKIELDEYGYVLADEEMHTNVEGVYVAGDVRQKTLRQVVTAAADGAIAATQAEKYVDKF, encoded by the coding sequence ATGTATGATTTAATTATTATTGGTGCCGGCCCTGCTGGTTTATCAGCTGGTTTATACGCTGCACGTGCTAAAATGAACACATTGATAGTTGAAAAAGAAAAAACTGGTGGTCAAATCACTACTACTGATTCTATTGAAAACTATCCAGGTGGAATTGTTGGAGAATCTGGTCCAAGCTTAATCAAAAAAATGGCTGACCAAATCGACAACTTCGGTCTTGAAATTAGAAGAGCAGATGTTGTTGACGTTGATTTTTCTGACAAAGTTAAAAAACTTACATTAAAAAATGGAGATGTATTAGAAGCTAAAGCAGTTATTATAGCTACTGGTGCTGCTCCAAGAAAATTAGGATGCCCTGGTGAAAAAGAATTCACTGGTAAAGGTGTATCTTACTGTGCAACTTGTGATGCAGATTTCTTTACTGACTTAGAAGTATTCGTTGTTGGTAGTGGTAACTCTGCAGTTGAAGAAGCTACTTACTTAACAAAATTTGCTAGAAAAGTTACTCTTTTAGTTAGAGGCGATCACTTAAAATGTGATAAGACTGCTGAAGACGAAGCAAAGGAATGCGATAACTTATCTATGAGATTCAACACTTCTATTAAAGAAATCAAAGGTGAAGGAATCTTGGAATCAATCGTTATGGTTGACAAAGAGTCAGGTAACGAAGAAGAATACCACTGTGACGAAGATGACGGAACAATGGGTGTATTCGTATTCGTAGGTACAATCCCTTACTCAGATGTATTCAAAGGTAAAATCGAATTAGATGAATACGGATATGTTTTAGCTGACGAAGAAATGCACACTAACGTTGAAGGCGTTTATGTAGCTGGTGATGTTAGACAAAAAACTCTACGTCAAGTAGTTACAGCTGCTGCAGACGGCGCTATCGCTGCTACTCAAGCTGAAAAATACGTAGATAAATTCTAA
- the grdA gene encoding glycine/sarcosine/betaine reductase complex selenoprotein A yields MGFLENKKVIIIGDRDGIPGLAIETCVNTVENTEVIFSSTECFVUTSAGAMDLENQKRVKDFAEQYGAENVVVLLGAAEAEAAGLAAETVTAGDPTFAGPLAGVELGLLVYHVVEEECKEQFDADVYDEQVGMMEMVLDVDEIAEEMNDIRSDYCKFL; encoded by the coding sequence ATGGGTTTTTTAGAAAATAAAAAAGTTATAATCATTGGAGACCGTGACGGAATTCCTGGTCTTGCAATTGAAACATGTGTAAACACAGTAGAAAATACAGAAGTAATTTTCTCAAGTACTGAATGCTTTGTCTGAACTAGCGCAGGAGCTATGGACTTAGAAAACCAAAAGAGAGTTAAAGACTTCGCTGAACAATACGGAGCTGAAAACGTAGTGGTTCTTCTAGGTGCCGCAGAAGCTGAAGCTGCAGGTCTTGCAGCTGAAACAGTAACAGCAGGTGACCCAACATTCGCAGGCCCATTAGCAGGCGTTGAACTTGGATTGTTAGTTTACCATGTTGTTGAAGAAGAATGTAAAGAACAATTTGATGCTGACGTTTATGATGAACAAGTTGGTATGATGGAAATGGTTCTTGACGTTGATGAAATCGCTGAAGAAATGAACGATATCAGAAGCGATTATTGTAAATTTTTATAA